In Mangifera indica cultivar Alphonso chromosome 7, CATAS_Mindica_2.1, whole genome shotgun sequence, the genomic window TGATCAAAATGTTAAAAGTGATCACTGTTGGATGATGAGAGGTTTCATTCATGATTGCAAGAATCTTATCTACCGCATCCCAACACCTACGGCTACTGAGAGAATGGAGGAGTGTATTGTAAGTTACAGTATTTGGCTCCAATCCATGAGAAAATATATTGTAAATGACCACAGCTGTATCCCCATATCTCCCTTGTCTACAAGTGAAATTAACAAGTGAATTGTACGTAACAATATCAGGGTAACAACCCTCAGTAGTCATATCTTCCAATACTTCCATAGCACGTACAGTTCCACAGTGCCTGCAGACTAACTCAATGAGAACAGTATAGGTAATCAAATAGGGAGGACACCCCTTTCTCAGCTGCTCTTTCCAAAACCCAATAGCCTGCTCAAATTTTCCATTATCAAACATGCTGCGAAGTATCGTGTTATAACTAATCACATCCGGTGCACAGCCACTCACGCTCATTTTGTCTAGGAGACTAATGGCAGATCTTATATGTCCTCTCCTACAGAGACCACCAATCATCATGTTGTATGTAATAGAATCTGGAATCCCACCAGACATTACCATGATTTCAAGGACCTTGGAAGCTTTATCTATCAGATCAACTTTAACAAGACCACGAATTAAATTTATGCAAGAAGGAAAGTCAGGAATTTGACTACGACGTGCCATTATATCAATCAACCTTGTTGCCTGGGTTAACTTCCCACTGATGCATAAATTGTGAAGAACTTTATTGTTGgtttcttcatcattttcaacaaAGGGCCCATCTAAAGATGGTAATGAAGAATTTTGAGGCTTTCTTGTAATCATCTTCCCTTCGAAATTTGTATTGCCACCCAATAAATCACTGTCTGAGCTCCATTCATCTTGGTAAACTTCATTAACTCTGTCAACATAAACACTTCCAGGCAGTCCTTGGCACTTAACACAGAACATGTTTCTTCCCACAACAAGATTTCCTTTCCAAAAAGAACAAGATCGAGTTTTGTGATTAAACTTGATTGAAAAGTGACGAATTCCACGTTTCGGTCAACTTGTTTCAAAGTAAGCAAACAATGAACCTCAGTTCTAGAATTCGGTGAAATAACTGCATAGTCCATCTCCAATGCCCACTTGATAAACAACTTGACAaacaaattctttcaaaatacTAAGCAGTAACTGAACATGTTTAGTAACACAAAAATTATTGCAGCTAAAACcagtttataataaaaaataaaaacaatgtgTTTATGTTCTTATTTCCTAGTTTCCACCTATATTGAAGATCATCCAGTGATCATTTTCAGCTTCGTCTACCCTTATGAATGAGATGAGTAATCTACCTGTCAAAGTTCAGATATAAAAATTAGCCAAGAAATTTCCCTATGAGTTtctcaaaacaataaaaataaacatggaCCAGAAACATTTAGCCAAACTACCTATGTAACAACTTGCAGATGGTTAATCAAGGAAAATCTGATTAAAGTAGAAATACAATCACTAAGCTCTTAACAACAACCAATTTCATATTTCCATTTCAGTCGAAAGCGCCCTTCAAATTTacaaaaagtaataataaaaatgagagcAACAGACAGCAAATAAGAGAATCTCTGGAAGTCGAAGCTCAATCCTCAGAAATCCCAACATATCCCAAAACCCACCTCACCAAAATCATACGTAATTGATTGCCCTACAAATATGTATCATTTAATCCTACAGGTTATAACACGTCTAAaaccagaaaaaataaaaccaaaaccaaGTTTACATATCGCTGtgatataatacaaattaatcCTCAAACTGACTAAAAGACAACCTTTCATCACcttgtttttcaaaatatgcAAACTACTCAAACAACTGCATTCCATCTTTATGCaggaaaatatacaaattattttctttattagcTATAATTTACTCCCAAAAAGTAACAATGTCATAGCAATTGAAAACAGAAACTTATCTATTTAGTATTCAACCTGAATAAAATCCAACAGACATACATTGACAAAGCATTTCTTTCTGCAACATCAAATCCTAGAACACCATTTCCAAAGCTCACTGATTTGGCGGAGAATATACAAATGTTTAAATCACAGCTAGGAGTAAAAAAGATACAGAGAATTGTATAGACAGAAGAACAagctaaaaccctaaaccctggAGGAAAATGTCTTGAACTGAATGAAATTACTAGGTCAAAGTTTAGAAGAAAGCCCAGTTTGGCAGTTCTGGATAAAACTAGGGTACTTCTAAGGGTGAATTACTTTgtccacccaagatttggttCCAAAATATTGCGCACTCCTACATTGGtataaataatacaattcaCCCAAAATTAGAATACAAtaaaagggcaaaatagtcaAACATTTAACTTTACAAGtgttataaaaatcaaaaaagagaaaataaaaagaaaaacaaagtcTTCTATcctgtttcttttctttgatcTGGAAATatcgttaaaaaaaatttaaatttaaattttcttatatatataattttttttatcatttaaacaatcctttaaaagtaaaatacaaaaatggtttaaaaaaatgtataaatttttagaaataaaattgttatatagctgtaacaaaaatataagacatttttatcattttaataaaacatttaaaaggcATGGAAATATGAATTTCcaaatttaaagggaaaaaggaTTTTAGAACgaagtttgggtgggacattGTAACTCAGCCTAACAATGATAATGGAGCCCTTCATTTTGTGATGACTCACATTCTTGCACTCGTTTAATGGCTGGGTTTACATTGTGTCCAAGCAGGAACGGTTGTTTGAGGGAGGTAAAATTCTAATTGTTGAGAAATAACTTATCAAATGTTCTAAGTGATTGATGAATATGGTAGAATTAAatcctaattaattaaaatctgtATTTTGTTTTGTCCAAGTAGAAAACAAAGTAGTTTAATGATAAAGATGGAAGCATATATTAAAGCCCAagagacttattcccacccaaggtttaatgcaaTTACAAACTTTTATTGTGagatttcaaaaacctaaatatacACCCatcatttaacttttattagaattttttattacatgtaagagtaaaatcatcattttactagtaatattaaaaaatatataattttatttcattttctctacaagttttgaaaacttacatttcACCATaatctcaattttgaaaagtgactctcccccccccccccccacccacTAGAGTTTTCTTCTCTCCAACAACGATGGCAGCTACCAGCTCctccattttcttccttatccCTCTACCACTTTTGATGATGTCCGATGACAAAGCTCGATAATTGAAGACGAAGAGTCTTTGTCGAATCGACTCCAGACAAAGAGAAtccatttttttcattaatttggttttaaaaaaaaaagacaaattgcACAACAAAAGCTTCATTTGGAGTCTATTCAATGAAAAACGTGACAAATCTGGAGAAGATGGTTGGGGCTTTTTCATCTTTGACTTGTCATTAGTCAAGGCTTCATCGTCactgaagagaaaaaaaccctCAAGACATAAGGGtaagttactttttaaagttaaggttAATTAAATTCTCAGTTTTAAAACATaaggaaaagagaaatgaaataaaatcatgttTTTTCAATGttacttataaaataatagttttacctttaactctaataaaaattatatgacagataaatatttaaacttttaaaatcttatagataaaagtttgtatttacactaaaccttaagtgaaaataagtcttttggccgatATTTAAACAGTGGAAAGGTGGCCCCGCTAACTCGGGGAAGCTAAGTCGTGGCCAAGGTTTGATCAAATCGAGATTTGTATACATTTTGGAGATTACATTTCCATATCGAGGGTATTCTGTAAGTAGTTAAGTTAAAATCCATTTTGGATCTAAATAATGAGTTCACATTTCTAAGGCAATGCAATCCATTTTGAGAACAGGTTGACATAATTTTGCAAATTGAAGCTGGAAATTTACCAGATTCGGTATGCAATATTTGTTCAGTCACCAGGACAATGTTCAATATCTATAATGAATTCATTTTGGTTCTCAATTTTAAAGGTTTAAACTGGAATTATGCATATTGAAATGGGTTTAGCCCTAAAAATATTTGGCAAATTGGTGTAATGGAATTAAGTTCACATATTTAACCCTTAATATGGTAAATTGAGAACTCACATTggaaaattaatgttaattaggttgtttaaattttcattttaattttaatgtaagaagtaattttgtcattatacTATAAAAAAAGGGCAATTCAATTCAGTAATTTACATTCAAGTATACAATTAAACaatctaaattaataatttaaattatatttattaattaaagtattttgattattatttaaaaaggtaaatcattaaattaaaaccctaaattaataaaagacattaaaaaaattggatggCAGGTAATATTTTAGATCTTTAAAACTTATGGGGCGGGATTTTTTTAATGgactaaactttggatgggaataagtgaTTTGGCTAAATGTGTAattaaaagtgtgtacacatagtattgttcTGGATACCCAATTAGATACCAAAactagatataaataattatattatattagaaaagaGCAATggtatatacacataattttgaatacttaattagatacatatattatatgtcattatatgataaaatgttattttatcattaatttaaaatcattcaattatataaatgatatattatatgaatactcaattaaatacttgaaatcaaatacatatgattgaatattattttattattaaattaaagtcactcaattatataataatacattatctaaatacttagttatatattcaaaattaaatacatatgttttgtcaaaacacaataaaaaaagagtaatattatatgcacaactttatgcataactaataatatattattttgtgattgaatagtttaaaattaggccaaaggactatttcctaccgaAGTTTTGATAAGTTCTTAAAGTCACAcatatgagatttgaaaaactctAAGTCCTACCCATAAGCCAACtagggttaaatttttttgttagaaattgaggtaaaatcgttattttactaataatattaaaaaattaaaattcattacattttcctcctatattttaaaaattaacaattttactcatacttaaagttttttaattttgaaaaatcacatttccctctcccccaaacttagggtttttttttctctcttccgACCACCATCTTCGAGGCCGATGACTTCCCCCTCCACCCCAAAATGTTATTCAACACCTTCTCTCTCCAAATCTTTTCCTTCTCGATGAAGAGATTGGTCTATTTGTCAGAGACAAAAAGATCTAGAGAAGGGAGGTCTTTGTGTTTTGTCGTACACCAACCAATGTTTTAAGGTAAAGAGGGGAGGTCTTCGACATCGAAGATGGTGGTCAAAGGGGTGAAGGAAAAAACGTTAGGGTTAGAGGGATAattgtgactttttaaaattaaaaaattttatgtagaagtgaagttgttagtttttaaaatttaaaagaaaaatataatgtattttatattttttaatattattaataaaataacaattttatctttacttataacataaaattttaatgacaattagcctataataaaattttttttttaaattttataagtgtgattttaaaaatatatcaaaacttaCGTAGGATAAGTCTTTTGAActtaaagttgaaaataaaaataatatttaattatataataatatataattaattgtaaacataattgtattttaaaaaaaaaaacaaaacaaagacacCTGACAAGGAACACGCATGCATGACTCATCCATCCATCCACCCACCCACCTTATGACCAAACAAATACAAGAAAGGGCAAATCCATGGGACCCGCTcctgtaaataatatataataatattattatcattaatttgcCACTTttatagaaattataatttctccACGTCACGCTCCTGCCTTCGCTTCAAGCAACAAAGCGTTTTCAATtaccaaacaaaacaaaacaagacaaaacAAAATCGCCACGCAACCCCTCTCCCTCTAACCGCGTAAGTGTCCGCTGTCCTCCCCTTTTATCTCCCCTATTTCTCacgtttttttcaatttctcttcctccaaacttttaactttttttttttccttttctttaagAAATCTCTGTAAATATTTTACTCTACATGTGTTGCGCATTTATTTTTATCCCCAAATTGCCCCTCAAAATATTATCTTCTAACATATGATTTTCAGTGCTTCATCTGCAAACATAATTAAGGCCATTTAATACAAGgtaactatttatttttattctaactctaaaaaaaaaaaattaaaaagtaaaagaaaaacataagaAACACAGTAAGTTACAAAATtgcttttaatttgtttatttttatttgtgttcTAGGGACTAAGGGCTTGAGgtcttttttttgtttgctaCAAACTCTGTTGATTGCAATGACCCAATAATGTTTCTTCCAGATTTGCCCTTATTCAAGTTCCTTGTGATTTATATTTGTGATTCTGAATACCCAAATTTTGTTCTAgatttctagggttttttttttttgactaaTTTAGAAAGTTGATCTAATTTGTCATATCTGGATTTGTGGGGTACTTGGTACCCCCTTGAAGCCATACTTTTTCCTGTAACTGTTCAGACCATCTgggtttggtttagggttagggttagatCTGAAATCTGATAATAATCTGATTGATTATTactttagatttttttcttggtttttggGATAAGGGTTtgaggtttaatttttttttgtttaattttctgaATTTCCTAAATTTGGTAATTTATTCTAATTCGGGTGTATTAAAGGAGTTTGAGCTGGATTGAGTAAACTGAAAATTGCAGACTCTTGGATCAGGACCTTGTAAGCCCAAAGCTTTATTCTTTTGATTTCTTGTTGATTTTGtccttttatgtaattttaccTGATTGCAGTGGGCATTCAGTGATGAATTCgtaattttaggatttttaaattaattattatagttAGATTGgctgatcttgatttaattgtGGATAAACTGTGGTGTCTGTGTGTGCATGTAGGTGATGATGAAATTGACTCgagttttatgaaaaaaattgttagggTTTTGGATCAAATTAATTATGCTTGAGGTCTTCTAATGGAAGATTTTAGTTGGATTTTTGAGATCACCAGCAAGATTTGTTTTGTGAATCTGGATTCAGCTGCAAAATCATCTTGGATCTTCattcaaatctttatttaagaAGACAAAATTGAAGTAAATAGATATTCCCAGAAGATAGGTGAATAGTGAATCTGTCCTTTAAATTGGGATGctaattcaaattttgattcattaacaCTGAATACATTACTTTGCTTTTGATGGTTTATGTGATGATTTTCTGTAGTAAAGCTGAAAAGGAGTAAAAAAAGATATCTGTGAGATTTTATTGTGATGACTGAGCATGGAGCTCTTCACTATTATTGGTGATGGTTGAAGTGATCTCTAGGCTAAGTAGATATTAGCATGCTAATGTCCCTTTTAAGCAGAAGATGCTGAAGTATTTTAAAGGTTATAATCAGGTTTACATGCTATTGGTATTTTGGATGGAGAGACCTTTGAGTAATTAGGatcttctttctcttgaaaCTTTTCTTGAAGTTGCTGCTTTACTCCAGATTTTATAGTTGTAAGGGATTTGTAAGTGTTTTGTTTAACAGAGGGTAAAACACAAACCTCTGGGTGGGGAGGGAGGGAATTCTGGAATAGGTATCAGTCCGCATCATGAAATTGATTATGAAAGTAATTCTATGCTCTCTCTTCCCCCCTCCTTCTCCCTCCTTTTGCTCTAGGATAGAGCCAAGTTTcagtttgttaataatatatttgcttATCAGTTAGAGCAAAGCACGTACTTTTTTTACACCCTTTGCAATcatgcttttcttttttaccaaattatggTTTCCTATAGAACACCAATTCTGTGCAGTAGAATATGATAATGTAGCATGTAGTATAGATTATGAACTAGATCacaaattttaactataatcatctattataagttttttattgGCCATTTTTTGAAGATACTACTTTTTGCACTAGCTACCATGGAGTTGTACACTAACTTTGTTTTACTGCCAGGTTATAAGCCCTAAGATCGGCCGTTATCCTATGTATTggaattttaacttaaattgcTCACTTTAACCTTTCAATTATGATTTATGGACATATGGCCTATTGTCTTTGTCATGCAGTAAATGGGGACAGAACTTGTGAGAGTTTGCGTCAAAGAAGAGAATGATGAAGTTCCATCAGTTCCACCAGGCTTTGAGTCATGTGCATCGTTCCCCCTAAAACGGGTACAAGATGTTGAGAAACATGATAATGACATGAAAAGCAGTTGCTCAGCTTCTGTAAGTGCCTCTGAATCACAGCAAGTTCAGTTAGAAACTGATGGTGGTGATTCTGATGGTGCGAAGATGAGGCCCCTTCGGCGTAGACCATGGATAAACTATGGGCAGTTTGATCATAGTTCAGAGGATGAATCTGATTCCAGGAAGCTTGGTCAAGTAATGCTATTTGAATTTTTCCTCTTAAAGTTCTGCTTTCTAATTTTCTTTGCCTGAATTTAACAATATAACCTATAATATTATTTCTGGAGTTCTGCATGTCTTGATAGTGACATATTTTCTGTTTGTTAATGCAGAATTTTACTGTAAAACCTTGTCTTCCTAAGGGGGTTATCCGTGGATGTCCAGATTGTAGTGATTGCCAGAAGGTTATCTTTTGAAACTTCTGTACCACATTCTTTTACATCACTAAGATCCCCTTTTATTCTTTCCTATCTTATTATCATCGCATCGTATTAATAGAGGCAATTACTGCTGAATTACTATAAAGTATTTGACATTTGCTGTTTGGCTGGTGATCATAAGACTAGCTGAAGCTCTGTAGCCTGGACTTTGCTTTTGATATATTCCTTCCCGCTTCTTGTCATAATTCTTTTATAGTCTGTAATTGATTTATGGATGGAACAGGTTACTGCAAGTTGGCGTCCAGAAGATGCTTGCAAGCCTGTCCTTGAAGATGCTCCTGTATTCTATCCTACTGCAGAGGTCTCTATAATTGTTCTCAGCACTTGAATTATGTGAAAACAAAAACTGGTTTTCTATCTACTGCTTGTAAAATCTGGCATCAGAATTTAGATAACTGAACTGTTTTATCCTTTTTCAGGAATTTGAAGATACTTTGAAATATATAGCTACCATTCGTCCAAAAGCTGAACCATATGGAATATGCCGGATTGTTCCCCCGTCCTCTTGGCAACCTCCTTGTCCACTTAAAGAAAAGCATAAATGGGAGAGTTCTACATTTGCAACCCGTGTGCAAAGGGTTGACAAACTTCAGAATCGGCATTCAATGAGAAAGATATCAAAGTTCCAACAAAACCATAATAGGAGAAAAAGACGCAGATGCACAAAAATGGCTGTGGACTGTGGAACTGATTGCAGCAATGTCCCTGGAACTGGCTATGGCGGATATTTTGAGGATGAGAGATTTGGGTTTGAACCTGGCCCAGAGTTTACTCTGAATAAATTTCAGAAATATGCAGATTTTTTCAAGGCTCGATACTTTAGGAGGAATGGGAATGATATTCAAAATATGGGAGTTAATGCAGCCATGCTTCAAGAGAACTGGGAACCATCCATGGACAATATTGAGGGGGAATATTGGCGGATAGTTGAGAAAGCAACTGAAGAAATAGAGGTATGACATGTGAGTTGTCACAGTTTTCTGGTTTATAAGTATTAGTTGATTTGCTTCTTTGCTAGCTCTTTGTTTTGCTTATCAGATATCTCTTCCTATTTTCTCAAAAGAGGTTGTGAAACTGAGCCCTTAATTGTATGCTGGTTCGCTGTGCAGGTCCTATATGGGGCTGATTTGGAAACTGGGGTTTTTGGTAGTGGTTTTCCTAAAATGCCTATTCAAGTTGGTTCTGCTTCAGATGAGCGGTACATAAAATCAGGCTGGAACTTGAATAACTTTCCACGGCTACCTGGATCTGTCCTCACTTATGAAAGCGGTGATATATCTGGTGTTCTTGTACCATGGTTGTATATAGGGATgtgtttttcttccttttgttggGTAAGAACGCATAACATTTTTTCATTGGATACAAtgaattttggtttttcttttgtaaacATTGTATTTTAACATGACAAATTCCAACTTTCAGTCAGATTACTGcatccaaaataaatttaccTAATgaattaacttatttatttgtttgaatcaaaatttgagCTTGTTTAAATCTGAAGCCATAGTTTTGTTAATCTGTTCTAGATTTTGATGTTGCTTATTTATACGTTTTGTTTTACATGTGCGAGAACAGCATGTCGAAGATCATCACTTGTACTCTCTAAATTACATGCATTGGGGTGCTCCAAAAATGTGGTATGGTGTTCCGGGAAACAATGCCCTTAAATTGGAAAAGGCTATGAGAAAGCATTTGTCTGATCTTTTTGAAGAACAGCCTGACCTGCTTCATAAGCTAGTAAGTAGATATTCATGTGTTTTTTGGTGTTATCTAGTctaataatgaatttaattttttagaagcATGATATACGCATGCTTGCATGCACAACATTCTGTaacatttatgtttgtttagTGATTGGGAAGGCATAAATCGGGTTttactatatttattttagttctTGGGGATAGAAAGCTAAATCCtgctaattttaaaatgaatggcTGTACATGTTGCAGACTCAATTTGGAATTGGTCTCTCTTGTTGTTCAGGAAATGCTAATAACATTGTCGTTCTTAGCTATAGTTCtttatgatttatgattttgttcctctctcttttctcttataTTTGGTGCATTTTAGTCTATCTTGTTGCTTTTTGCTTTTCTCTGTGCTTACTTATAGTCTGTTAGAAAATGAGGTCTCCCTCAAAGTGTACCTGAAAAATCTCTGATTTCCTTGCTTGCGATGTAAGTTAAAACATTGCTTTCAACATACCACTCCATAAAACCTTTGCCTTACAATCCTACCAAAGGTATAATGTTTCTGAATCAACACTGAGATACTGGGAGCTGAACCAGAAAGGTTTCACTGCCTTAAAAAGTTTAGACCATATTTTTCAGGGATGGATAAGAAATAAATGCTGAATGATCTCCGCCTCCCTTTAACACATTAACACCAATTAGGTGATAAACAAACTTGTGATCTATTCCTCTGATCAGAATCATAGTATTAACCTTTCCTGGGGTCGCAGTCCTACAATAATTTGAATCTTACAAGAACTTCTGCTTTAGACATCATCTGTActgattgaaataataaaaatggacTGTAAATCAAACCAACTGAAGTAGGATTTTCATTATGGCCTCCAAAAACTGCAAGCCAATTTTTAATCATCAAGTGAGAATTCTCTATTTGAGAAATAAACTTATAAACTTTTTATGCTTCCTAATCATTTATCTTGTCATATACATGATGCTATATTTTATGTCAGCGTGAACTTGTTCTTTCATGCAGGTTACACAGCTTTCCCCCTCCATACTGAAATCTGAAGGTGTACCTGTCTATCGCTGTGTTCAGAATGCTGGAGAATTTGTTCTGACCTTCCCTCGAGCGTATCATTCAGGATTCAATTGTGGCTTCAACTGTGCAGAGGCAGTGAATGTAGCTCCTGTTGACTGGTTGCCCCATGGGCAGATTGCTATAGAGCTATACCGCCAGCAGGGGCGTAAAACTTCCATCTCCCATGATAAACTTTTGCTTGGGGCTGCAAGGGAAGCTGTTAGAGCTCATTGGGAGCTTAATTTACTGAAGAAGAATAATTTGGATAACTTAAGATGGAAAGATTTGTGTGGAAGGGATGGAATCTTGGCAACAGCACTTAAGGTCAAATTTGccttttttattctcttcttgATTGGACTTATTTTATATGGCAGATATATTGTAGTTGAAATAGTACTTGTGACAAAAATCAAGCAgaaatttggaattttttaaAGCCAGGACACCAATGATAAAATTAACTCCAAGCAGGATATCTAGAGTAAAAGCAAACTCAGAATTACTACTAGGAAAATTGTGGATCTTgcattttaaagattttttaatatagagCTTCTGGCCTAGGTTTTGAGCTCCTAACAGGTCTACTTTTTATAAGTATGCATGCtacattaatttaattgtgAGTACTGCTATGCATCCTTAGTACTATCCCACATTTGTTATCCTAAGTGATGTGTCTTCCTAGGTAGTATTACCTTATATTTTACAAGTCAGTGCCCATAGGAAGAATCATCTTTTAGATGGAAGCTTTGGGAATAGACTTGGGATACAGTGGCACTACTCATCTGTATATATATAACCGTAAATGCATAACAGCACATTAATTAAGTGGTGCATGAAAATCTAGATATTTTTTGGTTATTCGGCGGCTTTATTTCAGCTCTGTTAGGTCAAAGTGGCGTCTCTGTTTTAcatattagtttaatttatggaattgtttttgtgaatttcaCACGAAAACCTGAAACATTAATTCTGGACTTACTAAACCTGTAACTTCCCAAAGTATACACGTTGCAGACAAATATGCACATGTAATTATAACTTTACTCTTCTGATTTTGTTCATTTCTGCTGTTTAGACTCGTGTAGAAATGGAGCGTGTGAGGAGGGAATATTTTTGCAGTTCTTCACTAGCAATGAAAATGGACAGTAATTTTGATGCCACTAGTGA contains:
- the LOC123220333 gene encoding pentatricopeptide repeat-containing protein At1g08610-like; the encoded protein is MFCVKCQGLPGSVYVDRVNEVYQDEWSSDSDLLGGNTNFEGKMITRKPQNSSLPSLDGPFVENDEETNNKVLHNLCISGKLTQATRLIDIMARRSQIPDFPSCINLIRGLVKVDLIDKASKVLEIMVMSGGIPDSITYNMMIGGLCRRGHIRSAISLLDKMSVSGCAPDVISYNTILRSMFDNGKFEQAIGFWKEQLRKGCPPYLITYTVLIELVCRHCGTVRAMEVLEDMTTEGCYPDIVTYNSLVNFTCRQGRYGDTAVVIYNIFSHGLEPNTVTYNTLLHSLSSRRCWDAVDKILAIMNETSHHPTVITFNILINGLCKYGLLDRAINFYNQMVSQNCLPDIVTYNTLLGALCKEGMVDEALQLLHLLNGSYCSPCLITYNTVINGLAQKGSMEKAMGLYRQMPQNGIIPDDITHRSLIWGFFRADLIEEAVEILREMGKRGHRIRNSAYKRIVRGLCRSKKLDMAIQVLELMISLQSKPDEATYSTILKSVADAGMAEEASKLREKLIEWKVFKEGTRLN